One Acidobacteriota bacterium genomic region harbors:
- a CDS encoding CHAT domain-containing protein, with protein MRKKSVFRIAGLCVALILLTAIALTLRAPVSVFFFNRGLQAKRLWQLDVAISHFNRALSLNQNFSAARLEKALCLQQRGNFIEARQTLAAFAPEALEDPALQARWLNALGVNYFNTGEAEAAIESQARSLALAQELADRQLIAQILIDWGRVIYHLKGEPQQALDYLTQALEMGRALNDELIEADALRNIGAVKWWFQGELENPLTTYYEPALQIYWRHNQLRGTAITLCNISLIHLYKGDFFEFLKLQNESLELKRRIGDWAGLCDSYAFLGQAYNDWGNPRKASEFYSQSIALSRAGGYKLIPAEEALIAAISLQTGDYAQTLELLNRVLESEDQKSLVYKYTVARIGYAHLLNGDVEAAKTYLERALAIGRAAGSSDERFVVTLISLLGECHLKLGNLAEASALVEEADRFTLTELEEGRSINLTVLKAQLMNQQQRRREALNYLTEAAEIDARIFRTSDALPVVGQNQHTYDVIFNLLLESTTASKITPQPYSAEELTFRFLEQLRYRSLKNFVRQMSGRKTNAPLQSREEQQAVLKIRRLAEKLKREASAALRQELYKAYGEYEDLLLQNELNNPQYRLLREAKPLTLKEVRQSLDEKTALLQYFFIGNRTYALVITRAAVRALQLPITKVNLSAKIRLFRALLLSDSPTQPSMPQLAADDWQPVAIDLRQALITPIEQTGQLADTTRLGLIPFGAMHDLPFAALLRMDNRHQQFLIEDYTLFQTPTGSFLADALQRAPTQKLPQSLTMLSFGLNETDEPELLPLAYAAQEAEAVAQIFQGETRIGKAATESELAQLAPHFKYLHLATHAVSEPQMPLLSRLKLHSSPDSDGNLTVKEIFELGLQAELVTLGACQTGQSFSASGNEFADGDRIGLIDAFLRAGANSVFASLLPVSDRPTAEFMKTFYQNLRSLDKAEALAQTQRAMLKGNLTVVENHGNRPLTHPRYWSPFILVGNYR; from the coding sequence TTGCGGAAAAAATCGGTTTTCCGCATAGCCGGACTCTGTGTTGCGCTCATTCTGCTTACCGCAATCGCTTTAACTTTGCGCGCTCCGGTGAGCGTTTTCTTTTTCAATCGCGGACTGCAAGCCAAACGCCTTTGGCAGCTTGATGTCGCCATCAGCCATTTCAATAGAGCTTTGAGCCTTAATCAAAATTTCTCAGCCGCCCGACTTGAAAAAGCTTTGTGCCTGCAACAGCGAGGCAATTTTATCGAAGCGCGACAGACCTTGGCGGCGTTCGCGCCCGAAGCCCTCGAAGACCCCGCTTTACAGGCGCGTTGGTTGAATGCCCTGGGCGTCAACTATTTCAATACCGGTGAAGCCGAAGCGGCAATTGAAAGTCAGGCGCGCAGTCTGGCATTGGCGCAAGAATTGGCTGACCGCCAATTGATCGCTCAGATACTGATAGATTGGGGGCGGGTAATCTATCACCTCAAAGGCGAACCGCAACAGGCGTTGGACTATTTAACTCAGGCGCTGGAAATGGGTCGCGCCCTCAATGACGAACTCATAGAGGCTGACGCCTTGCGCAACATCGGCGCGGTTAAATGGTGGTTTCAAGGCGAACTCGAAAATCCCCTGACCACCTACTACGAACCGGCTCTGCAAATTTACTGGCGGCATAATCAGTTGCGCGGCACCGCTATTACGCTTTGCAACATCTCGTTGATTCATCTCTACAAGGGAGACTTTTTTGAATTTCTAAAATTGCAAAACGAGAGCCTCGAACTCAAACGGCGCATCGGCGACTGGGCGGGATTATGCGATTCCTATGCATTTCTCGGTCAGGCATACAATGATTGGGGCAATCCGAGAAAAGCCAGTGAATTTTATTCGCAGAGTATTGCTTTGAGTCGGGCAGGCGGCTACAAACTGATTCCTGCTGAAGAAGCTTTGATTGCCGCCATCTCTCTGCAAACCGGCGATTACGCGCAAACTTTGGAATTGCTCAACCGCGTTCTGGAAAGCGAAGACCAAAAATCCTTAGTTTATAAATATACGGTCGCGCGCATCGGTTATGCCCATTTGTTAAACGGCGATGTCGAAGCCGCGAAAACCTATCTGGAGCGGGCGCTGGCAATCGGACGCGCCGCCGGCTCAAGCGATGAGCGCTTTGTTGTGACCCTTATCTCTTTGCTGGGCGAGTGTCACTTGAAACTTGGCAATTTAGCAGAGGCATCTGCTTTGGTTGAAGAAGCTGACCGCTTCACCCTCACGGAACTTGAGGAAGGTCGGTCAATTAACCTGACGGTGTTAAAAGCCCAGCTAATGAATCAGCAGCAGCGTCGTCGCGAAGCGCTCAATTATTTAACCGAAGCTGCCGAGATTGACGCGCGGATTTTCAGAACCTCAGATGCCTTGCCGGTTGTCGGACAAAATCAACACACTTACGATGTCATCTTCAATCTGCTGCTTGAATCCACAACGGCGTCCAAAATAACGCCTCAACCGTACTCAGCCGAAGAACTGACATTTCGTTTTCTTGAACAGTTGCGTTACCGCTCGCTGAAAAATTTTGTCAGACAGATGAGCGGCAGAAAAACCAATGCTCCATTGCAAAGTCGCGAAGAACAGCAAGCCGTCTTGAAAATCCGGCGACTGGCGGAAAAGCTAAAACGCGAAGCCAGCGCCGCGCTACGGCAAGAACTCTATAAGGCTTATGGCGAATACGAAGACCTGTTGTTGCAAAACGAACTCAACAATCCGCAATATCGCTTGCTACGCGAAGCCAAACCCCTGACCTTGAAAGAAGTTCGTCAAAGTCTGGATGAAAAAACCGCACTGCTACAGTACTTCTTTATCGGCAATCGCACCTATGCGTTAGTGATTACCCGCGCCGCCGTTCGCGCGCTGCAATTACCGATTACCAAAGTCAATCTCTCTGCCAAAATCAGATTGTTTCGCGCCCTGTTGCTCAGTGATTCGCCTACGCAACCTTCAATGCCGCAACTTGCGGCAGATGATTGGCAACCGGTAGCCATAGATTTGCGTCAAGCGTTGATTACGCCGATTGAACAAACCGGACAGCTTGCCGACACCACTCGTTTGGGATTGATTCCTTTCGGCGCTATGCATGATCTGCCGTTTGCGGCGTTGCTGCGCATGGATAACCGGCATCAGCAATTTTTGATTGAAGATTACACCCTGTTTCAAACACCGACCGGCTCCTTTTTAGCTGACGCCTTGCAGCGCGCGCCAACGCAAAAATTGCCGCAGAGTTTGACAATGCTCAGTTTCGGACTCAATGAAACCGATGAACCGGAATTGCTGCCGCTTGCCTATGCCGCTCAGGAAGCGGAAGCGGTCGCGCAAATTTTTCAGGGTGAAACGCGCATCGGCAAGGCGGCAACCGAGAGTGAACTGGCGCAACTTGCGCCCCATTTCAAGTATCTGCACTTAGCCACACACGCGGTCTCTGAACCCCAAATGCCGCTGCTATCCAGGCTTAAATTACACAGCTCGCCTGATAGCGACGGCAATTTGACGGTGAAAGAAATTTTTGAACTGGGATTGCAAGCCGAACTGGTTACGCTGGGCGCTTGCCAAACCGGACAGAGTTTTTCTGCAAGCGGCAATGAATTTGCCGATGGCGACCGCATCGGGCTGATTGATGCGTTTTTGCGCGCCGGAGCCAACAGCGTTTTTGCCAGTCTGCTGCCCGTCAGTGACCGACCGACCGCCGAATTTATGAAAACCTTTTATCAAAATCTCCGCTCGCTTGATAAAGCCGAAGCTCTGGCGCAAACCCAAAGAGCCATGCTCAAAGGCAACCTCACGGT
- a CDS encoding sigma-70 family RNA polymerase sigma factor, with product MKSDKRDSPLHLVSVSFSDTEILEMFHQDADAAWRIFIDRHADTIFSSLRYLGFDYDQAMDRFIYICEKLCEDDFRRLKGVRYAGTHGDLIPWLRQVVKNLSINWVWSQEGRKRLLKPIKQLPARDQRIFELYFWKGLLPSAIQEELQREQAIELVEVMEALERIFAALSQKKLWRLLSNLARQRGVVSLEENESESGIGIQPVFAGASPEEALIYKETQEHLDQALTKLTARERLTIQLRFEDCRTHQDIAELLQISDREVKSCLRGALKKLATALK from the coding sequence ATGAAATCGGATAAGCGCGATAGCCCGTTGCACCTGGTGTCGGTATCGTTTTCGGATACCGAGATACTTGAAATGTTTCATCAGGATGCGGACGCTGCCTGGCGGATTTTCATTGACCGCCATGCCGATACCATCTTTTCCTCACTGCGCTATCTCGGATTCGATTATGACCAGGCAATGGACAGATTCATCTACATTTGCGAAAAACTTTGCGAAGATGATTTTCGCCGGTTAAAAGGGGTGCGGTATGCGGGTACGCATGGCGATTTGATTCCCTGGCTCAGGCAAGTAGTTAAAAATCTTTCCATCAATTGGGTGTGGTCTCAAGAGGGCAGAAAACGCCTGTTGAAACCCATCAAACAATTACCGGCGCGTGACCAACGAATTTTTGAACTGTATTTCTGGAAAGGTCTGTTGCCTTCGGCAATCCAGGAAGAGTTGCAGCGTGAACAAGCGATTGAACTGGTCGAAGTGATGGAAGCGTTGGAAAGAATTTTTGCCGCATTAAGCCAGAAAAAACTCTGGCGATTATTGAGTAATCTGGCGCGACAGCGCGGCGTCGTATCGCTTGAGGAAAACGAGAGCGAAAGCGGCATCGGCATTCAACCGGTTTTCGCCGGTGCCAGCCCCGAAGAAGCGTTGATATACAAAGAAACGCAGGAACATTTGGATCAGGCGTTGACAAAACTGACGGCAAGAGAACGACTGACGATTCAATTGCGCTTTGAGGACTGTAGAACCCATCAAGATATAGCCGAGTTGCTACAGATCAGTGACCGTGAAGTCAAAAGCTGTCTGAGGGGCGCGTTGAAAAAACTTGCGACAGCGTTGAAGTAA